In one Natronosalvus amylolyticus genomic region, the following are encoded:
- the mfnA gene encoding tyrosine decarboxylase MfnA has translation MPAEPQSFDRVLSSMCTDPHPAAREAAVDFLATNPGDPGTYPTISALEDDAVDALGEIAGLTDPTGYIASGGTEANIQAVRIARERAETARPNVVMPDSGHFSFRKAADILEVDLRIVPTDDDYRADLEAARASVDEETALVIGVAGTTEYGRVDPIPELGTLAHEVDALFHVDAAWGGYVLPFTDIPWNFEHAPVDTMTIDPHKMGQAAIPAGGLLVRDETLLDELAVDTPYLETTAQATLTGTRSGAGVASALAAFEALWPDGYAAQYERSQANAEWLAGELENLGYDVIEPTLPLVAADVPTQTFDALRADGWRVSRTGNDEMRVVCMPHVTREMLAAFLEDLDGCRAVTTAPVASDD, from the coding sequence ATGCCAGCCGAGCCGCAATCGTTCGACCGGGTGCTTTCGTCGATGTGTACCGACCCGCACCCGGCAGCGCGCGAGGCAGCCGTCGACTTTCTGGCGACAAATCCCGGCGACCCCGGTACCTACCCCACGATATCGGCCCTCGAGGACGACGCCGTCGACGCACTGGGGGAGATTGCAGGGCTGACCGACCCGACAGGCTATATTGCCAGCGGCGGCACCGAAGCGAACATCCAGGCGGTCCGTATCGCCCGCGAGCGAGCGGAGACGGCCCGACCGAACGTCGTCATGCCCGATTCGGGCCACTTCAGTTTTCGAAAAGCGGCCGACATTCTCGAGGTCGACCTCCGAATCGTCCCCACGGACGACGACTATCGGGCCGACCTCGAGGCAGCCCGCGCGAGCGTCGACGAGGAAACGGCGCTGGTCATCGGGGTCGCCGGTACGACGGAGTACGGTCGCGTCGACCCGATCCCCGAACTCGGGACCCTCGCTCACGAAGTCGACGCGCTCTTTCACGTCGACGCTGCCTGGGGTGGGTACGTCTTGCCGTTCACCGACATCCCCTGGAACTTCGAGCACGCGCCCGTCGATACGATGACCATCGATCCGCACAAGATGGGACAGGCCGCAATTCCTGCCGGTGGGTTACTCGTTCGGGACGAAACCCTGCTCGACGAGCTCGCCGTCGACACCCCATATCTCGAGACAACCGCACAGGCGACGCTGACGGGAACGCGTTCGGGTGCCGGCGTCGCGAGTGCGCTTGCCGCTTTCGAGGCGCTGTGGCCCGATGGCTACGCGGCCCAGTACGAACGATCACAGGCGAACGCCGAGTGGCTAGCGGGCGAGCTCGAGAACTTGGGCTACGACGTCATCGAACCCACGCTTCCACTGGTCGCTGCAGACGTTCCGACACAAACATTCGACGCGCTCCGGGCCGACGGCTGGCGCGTGTCCCGGACGGGGAACGACGAAATGCGTGTCGTCTGTATGCCCCACGTCACGCGCGAAATGCTCGCGGCGTTCCTCGAGGACCTCGATGGGTGCCGGGCGGTGACGACTGCGCCAGTAGCAAGTGACGATTAA
- a CDS encoding pyridoxamine 5'-phosphate oxidase family protein, with protein MKNVEYVYTFGMDRETLERRLEQTGLGVLSLAKESDAYAVPIAYHYDGDSVFLRFAFEGDSTKREYLEATSEACLCLYGIESDDENWSVLVQGTLRQLTGTERDRFDALTVNETFERLHVFDQDIEAIDIEVYELLADSITGRTTES; from the coding sequence ATGAAAAACGTCGAGTACGTCTACACGTTCGGAATGGATCGGGAAACACTCGAGCGACGGCTCGAACAAACCGGCCTCGGCGTCCTCTCGCTGGCGAAAGAATCGGACGCATACGCCGTTCCGATTGCCTACCACTACGACGGCGACTCGGTGTTCCTCCGATTTGCGTTCGAAGGAGACAGCACGAAACGCGAGTACCTCGAGGCGACGAGTGAAGCCTGCCTCTGTCTGTATGGAATCGAATCGGATGACGAGAACTGGAGCGTCCTGGTGCAGGGAACACTGCGCCAACTCACAGGAACCGAACGAGACCGTTTCGATGCGCTGACCGTCAACGAGACCTTCGAGCGGTTACACGTGTTCGACCAGGACATCGAGGCAATCGATATCGAAGTCTACGAACTCCTGGCCGATTCGATTACCGGGAGAACGACTGAAAGCTGA
- a CDS encoding UbiA family prenyltransferase has product MTGELSAYPVIACVPFALVVFINLLATQWPDRLADSAVGKRTLAVRLPPSSLRRLYVLSCLAAVGIFIVLWYPLELIPTVVVVVSLPAAPVLVWGWGVFTEQESPSPTVTAMVLFLFGHIFGWLVAAGVPHSVL; this is encoded by the coding sequence GTGACCGGGGAACTCTCGGCGTACCCAGTCATCGCCTGCGTGCCGTTCGCACTCGTCGTGTTCATAAACCTGCTCGCCACTCAGTGGCCCGATAGGTTGGCAGACTCGGCCGTCGGAAAGCGAACGCTCGCGGTTCGCCTCCCACCATCTTCGCTCCGGCGCCTCTACGTCCTGAGTTGCCTGGCGGCGGTTGGTATCTTCATCGTTCTCTGGTATCCGCTCGAGTTGATACCGACGGTCGTCGTCGTTGTGAGCCTTCCCGCGGCTCCAGTACTCGTGTGGGGATGGGGGGTCTTCACCGAGCAGGAATCGCCATCTCCGACCGTCACAGCGATGGTACTGTTCCTTTTCGGTCACATATTCGGGTGGCTCGTGGCGGCCGGGGTTCCGCATTCGGTCCTCTGA
- a CDS encoding class I SAM-dependent methyltransferase, whose product MNVLSAVGKRAVATAKAQVAALRTDGVITYLRSRPRAALGSLGIALLTLDSLRMSPTEVQNEWAGRSGHYSPEFYAEYGPDTGTEAILEALEGSVDTDDSILELGCGGGRHLAALHDHGYENLHGIDINEDAGEVIERNYPHLEADGTFYFDAIEDVVPTFETDAFDVVFSVETLQHIHPDNAWVFEDIARVTDDRLLTMENEPDGDELLAVTNVDDFPLYFRNWERIFGDLGWRQVHSSEGDIDTFRVFEKQ is encoded by the coding sequence ATGAACGTTCTTTCGGCGGTCGGAAAACGAGCCGTGGCAACGGCGAAAGCCCAGGTAGCCGCCCTGAGAACGGACGGGGTCATTACCTATCTTCGCTCGAGGCCACGCGCGGCACTCGGCTCTCTTGGCATCGCGCTATTGACACTCGACTCGCTTCGAATGAGCCCGACAGAGGTGCAAAACGAGTGGGCCGGCCGCTCGGGACATTACTCGCCCGAATTCTACGCCGAGTACGGCCCCGATACGGGCACCGAAGCCATCCTCGAGGCACTCGAGGGATCCGTCGACACCGACGACTCGATCCTGGAACTGGGCTGTGGCGGCGGCCGACATCTCGCGGCCCTTCACGATCACGGCTACGAGAATTTACACGGAATCGACATCAACGAAGACGCCGGCGAGGTTATCGAACGCAACTACCCACACCTCGAGGCCGACGGGACCTTTTATTTCGACGCGATTGAGGACGTGGTCCCGACGTTCGAAACCGACGCGTTCGACGTCGTCTTTTCGGTCGAAACGCTCCAGCACATCCATCCGGACAACGCCTGGGTGTTCGAAGACATCGCTCGAGTCACTGACGACCGTCTGCTGACGATGGAGAACGAACCCGACGGTGACGAACTGCTCGCGGTGACGAACGTTGACGACTTCCCGCTTTACTTTCGGAACTGGGAACGTATTTTCGGTGATCTGGGCTGGCGGCAAGTTCACTCGAGCGAGGGCGATATCGACACGTTTCGCGTGTTCGAGAAACAGTAA
- the ppsA gene encoding phosphoenolpyruvate synthase, which translates to MAVLWLDEISADDLETVGGKGASLGELTGAGLPVPPGYVVTAGTYRRFIENAGIDEELFELVEIDVEDSSALAAAADGAQQLILETTFPEELREEILEAYRSIGTGEAFVAVRSSATAEDLPDASFAGQQETFLNVTEADLLDRVRECWASLFTQRAIYYRQEQGFDHSIVNIAVVVQQMVDAERSGVMFTSHPSTGDPTMIIEAAWGLGEAVVSGAVSPDNYVVSRSDRSVETTIADKKVMHCRDEETGETVERPVSEDKRTERVLSSEALGRLVDLGEQVEDHYGGPQDVEWAMVGDEVYMLQSRPITTIDKGFDPEASSLDEMTASEASVTDGSGAATASETKQGSVLVSGLGSSPGLASGAARIIRKLDELDKVGTGDIIVTEMTTPDMVPAMKRAAGIVTDEGGMTSHAAIVSRELGVPAVVGTQNASTALEDGQLITLDGDKGTVLEGKTETDDEREPVEEVRPQSPVKPMTATEVKVNVSIPEAANRAAATGADGVGLLRIEHMILSLGKTPARFIEENGEDAYISELIDGVRTVADEFYPRPVRVRTLDAPTDEFRELEGGANEPLEHNPMLGYRGIRRSLDRPDVFAYELEAFARLFDMGYDNLEIMFPLVNDAEDVYRAKRELEKAGIDPNKRKWGVMIETPASALCVEEMAEAGIDFASFGTNDLTQYTLAVDRNNENVADRFDELHPAVLRLIGDVIETCREHDVATSICGQAGSKPEMAQFLVNEGVSSISANIDAVRDVQHEVKRVEQKLLLESVR; encoded by the coding sequence ATGGCAGTACTCTGGCTGGACGAGATTAGCGCCGACGACCTCGAGACCGTCGGCGGCAAAGGAGCCTCCCTGGGGGAACTGACGGGTGCTGGACTTCCGGTTCCGCCCGGATACGTGGTCACGGCCGGGACCTACAGACGGTTCATCGAGAACGCCGGCATCGACGAGGAGCTGTTCGAACTCGTCGAAATCGACGTCGAGGACTCGAGTGCGCTGGCCGCGGCGGCCGACGGTGCCCAGCAACTCATCCTCGAGACAACCTTCCCGGAGGAACTTCGTGAAGAGATTCTCGAGGCGTATCGCTCGATCGGGACCGGCGAGGCGTTCGTTGCCGTTCGGTCCTCCGCAACGGCCGAGGACTTGCCTGACGCCTCGTTTGCGGGCCAACAGGAGACGTTCCTCAACGTCACCGAAGCGGACCTGCTCGACCGCGTTCGCGAATGCTGGGCCTCGCTTTTCACCCAGCGGGCGATTTACTACCGCCAGGAACAGGGATTCGATCACTCAATCGTCAACATCGCCGTCGTCGTCCAGCAGATGGTCGACGCCGAGCGCTCGGGCGTGATGTTCACCAGTCACCCGTCTACGGGCGATCCGACGATGATCATCGAAGCGGCCTGGGGACTCGGGGAAGCCGTCGTCTCCGGTGCCGTTTCACCGGACAACTACGTGGTCTCGCGAAGCGACCGGTCCGTCGAGACCACCATTGCAGACAAGAAGGTGATGCACTGCCGGGACGAAGAAACCGGCGAAACCGTCGAGCGACCGGTTTCCGAGGACAAACGAACCGAGCGCGTCCTCTCGTCGGAAGCCCTCGGCCGACTGGTCGACCTGGGCGAGCAAGTGGAAGACCACTACGGCGGGCCACAGGACGTCGAGTGGGCGATGGTCGGCGACGAGGTCTACATGCTCCAGTCTCGGCCGATTACGACAATCGATAAGGGGTTCGACCCGGAAGCCAGCTCCCTCGACGAGATGACCGCCAGTGAAGCGAGCGTTACCGACGGCAGCGGCGCAGCTACAGCCAGTGAAACGAAACAGGGGTCGGTGCTCGTCTCCGGACTCGGCTCGAGCCCCGGTCTCGCCAGCGGCGCAGCCAGAATTATCCGAAAGCTCGACGAACTCGACAAGGTCGGCACCGGCGACATCATCGTGACCGAGATGACGACGCCAGACATGGTCCCGGCGATGAAACGAGCCGCCGGAATCGTCACCGACGAGGGCGGAATGACCAGCCACGCCGCCATCGTCTCCCGCGAACTAGGTGTCCCAGCCGTCGTCGGCACCCAGAACGCCTCGACCGCCCTCGAGGACGGACAGCTGATAACGCTCGACGGCGACAAGGGAACGGTTCTCGAGGGGAAGACCGAAACCGACGACGAACGCGAGCCGGTCGAGGAGGTTCGACCCCAGTCCCCAGTGAAACCGATGACCGCAACGGAGGTCAAAGTCAACGTTTCGATTCCGGAGGCGGCGAACCGTGCCGCCGCAACCGGTGCTGACGGGGTCGGGTTGCTCCGCATCGAACACATGATCCTCTCGCTGGGGAAGACGCCGGCGCGCTTCATCGAAGAAAACGGGGAAGACGCCTACATCTCCGAGCTCATCGACGGCGTTCGAACCGTCGCCGACGAGTTCTACCCGCGACCAGTCCGCGTTCGCACGCTCGATGCCCCGACCGACGAGTTCCGCGAACTCGAGGGCGGTGCCAACGAACCGCTCGAGCACAACCCAATGCTTGGCTACCGTGGCATCCGCCGGAGCCTGGACCGACCCGACGTGTTCGCCTACGAACTCGAGGCGTTCGCCCGACTGTTCGACATGGGCTACGATAACCTCGAGATCATGTTCCCGCTCGTCAACGACGCCGAAGACGTCTATCGGGCGAAACGCGAACTCGAGAAGGCGGGTATCGACCCCAACAAACGCAAATGGGGTGTGATGATCGAGACGCCGGCTTCCGCGCTCTGTGTCGAGGAGATGGCAGAGGCAGGTATCGACTTCGCCTCGTTCGGAACGAACGACCTCACGCAGTACACCCTCGCCGTCGACCGGAACAACGAGAATGTCGCCGATCGCTTCGACGAACTCCATCCCGCCGTCTTGCGACTGATCGGTGACGTAATCGAAACCTGTCGCGAACACGATGTCGCGACGAGCATCTGCGGCCAGGCTGGCTCGAAACCCGAGATGGCCCAGTTCCTGGTCAACGAAGGTGTGAGTTCGATTTCGGCGAACATCGACGCCGTCCGTGACGTCCAACACGAGGTCAAACGCGTCGAACAGAAACTGCTGCTCGAGTCGGTTCGCTAA
- a CDS encoding PhzF family phenazine biosynthesis protein — METRRILQVDAFTDEPLTGNPAGVLPDANGLSEGQMQAIAREMAVSETAFLTGSPQAERRIRYFTPTQEVDLCGHATIASFATLYEEGELEVGTSKLETNVGVLEIEVESDGTVWMTQESPTIREVDVGYGDVADALGVDRAALEGASADLPLAVASTGLPFLVVPITYLADVGSAKPDMAAIEALSERVDAAGIYLFSFDSLEADSTLHGRMFAPAAGVPEDPVTGTASGAVSGYLDRYGAFDPTPEELRLEQGHYVDRPGLVRVRVHDGNGIRVGGRAVTALEGTIVVPEGDEDDILEAS; from the coding sequence ATGGAGACGAGACGCATACTGCAGGTCGACGCGTTTACCGACGAGCCGTTGACTGGCAATCCGGCCGGTGTCCTCCCAGACGCGAACGGGTTATCCGAGGGACAGATGCAGGCCATCGCTCGAGAGATGGCCGTCAGCGAAACGGCGTTTCTCACGGGGAGTCCGCAAGCCGAGAGACGGATTCGATACTTCACGCCCACCCAGGAGGTGGACCTCTGTGGACACGCGACCATCGCGTCGTTCGCCACCCTGTACGAGGAGGGAGAACTCGAGGTGGGCACGTCGAAACTCGAGACCAACGTCGGCGTCCTCGAGATCGAGGTCGAGTCCGACGGCACGGTCTGGATGACCCAGGAGTCACCCACGATCAGAGAGGTCGACGTCGGGTACGGCGACGTCGCCGACGCACTTGGCGTCGACCGGGCCGCCCTCGAGGGCGCGTCGGCAGACCTCCCGCTGGCAGTCGCCTCGACCGGTCTGCCCTTCCTCGTCGTTCCGATCACGTACCTCGCCGACGTCGGCTCCGCAAAGCCGGATATGGCCGCCATCGAGGCCCTCAGCGAACGGGTGGACGCGGCCGGCATCTATCTGTTTAGCTTCGACAGCCTCGAGGCCGACTCGACGCTGCACGGACGGATGTTCGCCCCCGCTGCAGGCGTTCCCGAAGACCCCGTTACTGGCACCGCGAGCGGGGCAGTCAGTGGGTACCTCGACCGCTACGGAGCCTTCGATCCTACTCCCGAGGAACTTCGCCTCGAACAAGGCCACTACGTAGACCGACCCGGCCTGGTTCGCGTGCGCGTCCACGACGGCAACGGCATTCGCGTCGGCGGTCGAGCGGTGACGGCACTCGAGGGAACTATCGTCGTTCCCGAAGGTGACGAGGACGATATTCTCGAGGCCTCATAG
- a CDS encoding universal stress protein produces MYDCILVPTDGSSEGERAVEYAFDLARAHGATVRAIYVVNAANYGGLPMETAWDGISDALREEGQSAVDRVVELAPDDVTVETQVLEGSPSRVIVAQAQPEKCDLVVMGTHGRGGIDRLLLGSVAERVVRRSPVPVLTVRVDELEEREAEAAQNAEAAVE; encoded by the coding sequence ATGTACGATTGTATCCTCGTCCCGACGGATGGTTCCTCGGAGGGCGAGCGTGCTGTCGAATACGCGTTCGATCTGGCCAGAGCGCACGGTGCAACGGTGCGGGCCATTTACGTGGTGAACGCAGCCAACTACGGGGGGTTGCCGATGGAAACAGCGTGGGATGGCATCAGCGACGCTCTCAGGGAGGAAGGTCAGTCGGCCGTGGATCGGGTCGTCGAACTGGCTCCAGACGACGTGACTGTCGAAACGCAGGTGCTCGAGGGCTCGCCCAGCCGCGTCATCGTCGCACAGGCCCAGCCGGAGAAGTGCGACCTGGTCGTGATGGGAACCCACGGCCGGGGTGGTATCGACCGACTACTGCTGGGGAGCGTGGCTGAGCGCGTCGTTCGCCGGTCCCCCGTGCCCGTGTTGACCGTCCGCGTCGACGAACTCGAGGAACGGGAGGCGGAGGCCGCCCAAAATGCGGAGGCCGCCGTCGAATAA
- a CDS encoding biotin--[acetyl-CoA-carboxylase] ligase produces MNETRRAVLEALADGPVSGPEIAESLDISRAAVWKHVEGLREGGFVIASDGSGYVLEQVDRYSGPTVEYELEAPFEIEYHDSIGSTNDRARELAGGGATDVVVLADEQTGSRGRLERAWRAPSGGVWLSAICRPTIPLARASQYTLAAAVATATAAREVGVDAGIKWPNDVVVSVGDDGSYRKLAGILTEMEGETDRIEWLVVGIGVNANIDAAELPERATSIAEEVGEVDRRRFVQRVLEVFDTYRNDLERVIPAWRDLALTLGQRVRVERDGETLVGVARDVTDTGALRVELEGGETVTITAGDCEHLRPV; encoded by the coding sequence ATGAACGAGACACGACGCGCCGTCCTCGAGGCACTGGCCGACGGGCCGGTTTCGGGACCTGAGATAGCTGAATCCCTCGATATCTCCCGTGCTGCGGTCTGGAAACACGTTGAGGGCTTACGCGAGGGAGGGTTCGTCATCGCGAGCGACGGCTCCGGATACGTCCTCGAGCAGGTCGATCGGTATTCCGGCCCCACCGTCGAGTACGAACTCGAGGCCCCGTTCGAGATCGAGTACCACGATTCCATCGGGAGTACGAACGACCGCGCCCGCGAACTGGCCGGGGGCGGTGCAACCGACGTGGTCGTCCTCGCAGACGAACAAACCGGCAGCCGGGGTCGCCTCGAGCGAGCCTGGCGCGCGCCATCTGGCGGCGTCTGGCTCAGTGCCATCTGTCGACCGACGATTCCGCTCGCACGAGCATCCCAGTACACGCTCGCGGCGGCGGTCGCGACCGCAACTGCCGCTCGAGAGGTCGGTGTCGACGCCGGAATCAAGTGGCCGAACGACGTCGTCGTTTCGGTCGGCGACGACGGTTCGTACCGAAAGCTCGCGGGCATCCTCACGGAGATGGAAGGCGAAACAGACCGCATCGAGTGGCTGGTCGTCGGTATCGGCGTCAACGCAAACATCGACGCCGCCGAACTCCCTGAAAGGGCCACGAGTATCGCCGAAGAAGTCGGCGAGGTCGACAGGCGACGGTTCGTCCAGCGCGTCCTCGAAGTATTCGACACCTATCGAAACGACCTCGAGCGCGTCATCCCGGCCTGGCGGGACCTCGCGCTCACGCTCGGACAGCGCGTCCGGGTCGAACGCGATGGCGAAACGCTCGTCGGCGTCGCTCGAGACGTCACCGATACGGGCGCATTACGCGTCGAACTCGAAGGCGGCGAGACGGTGACGATCACTGCAGGCGATTGTGAACATCTGCGACCGGTGTGA
- a CDS encoding DUF6663 family protein, with product MHPTTEGTFRVYPGRSSDEWLLLEVNAADPTYVASEDVEGTLEVGNRLEGTIEWVDEVPRLQAFDTVEPTRFHFLRTDAPTFQAAQTCFDEARRAGDAMNASVTRDTDGRPNGVLYTFAEQAGQRDLFAEFRDGEKPLEPLVARAAETASPPFSVWVLDVSEPFVLVTIVLNPDGLFEETMRETYLETETKS from the coding sequence ATGCATCCAACGACTGAGGGGACGTTCCGCGTCTATCCCGGCCGAAGTTCCGACGAGTGGTTGTTGCTCGAGGTAAACGCGGCCGATCCAACGTACGTCGCTAGCGAAGACGTCGAAGGCACACTCGAGGTGGGAAACCGACTCGAGGGAACCATCGAGTGGGTCGACGAGGTTCCCCGACTGCAGGCGTTCGATACCGTCGAACCGACCCGATTTCACTTTCTCCGAACCGACGCGCCGACGTTCCAGGCTGCACAGACCTGTTTCGACGAGGCCCGACGGGCCGGCGACGCCATGAACGCGAGCGTCACTCGAGATACTGACGGACGACCAAACGGCGTCCTCTACACCTTCGCCGAACAGGCCGGCCAGCGCGACCTCTTCGCCGAGTTTCGCGACGGCGAGAAACCGCTCGAGCCACTGGTCGCCCGAGCGGCCGAGACCGCCTCACCACCGTTTTCGGTCTGGGTACTCGACGTCAGCGAACCGTTCGTCCTGGTTACGATCGTCCTGAATCCGGATGGACTGTTCGAAGAGACCATGCGCGAAACGTATCTCGAAACTGAAACGAAATCATAG
- a CDS encoding AAA domain-containing protein — protein sequence MNVRGTVTDDVTARTVSTGHGESQLAEVPLRQGDESVVRVTCWGKWTESTSLLEPGMELLVTDVEEEEFNGELGYSTTGASYVVVEPSFLVNVTAIRNWVECPRLYYLNKLSGVPLNYPVVKGTIVHEVFGDLLRGRDLEAAIDERVGDRGLELGLLGEEPSSVEEDVRKNAAAIEGWLEQGRLTEDDEWRSEQLLISETFGIRGRADAIRRGAPVELKTGKNLRKEPRFKDKVQAACYALLLEEHGERVDTGTLLYTKNSALERNEETGDLTPAKDFSMGAGLLKYVVRLRNEIAAMEMSGSIPTGKEADAKCEYCFERDTCMVVSGRLNQESKAGQIGEPLPDEELEHFDRLYRAIEDERRAVHREYAKLWEQDAEERADDDRALIDLEFIDKRALEGGRWELRARQRRPGTSKLREGDLVLASDGHPVRGEAELARIERLEDEIVLTADEPVEVTRLDVYPSELTTDRLLTALHDALLKGDGRRKDILFGRATPEFEPLEETFIDNNAAQNEAVTKAVGARDCALIHGPPGAGKTYTIAQSIGAMVDRGERVLLSAFTNRAVDNALEAVIEHGVDPDTIVRVGSESGVREDMQEYRLEWAGDPETRLAELQGAQVVAATTASCGSRVMSEQSFDVALVDEAAQLTEPGTYAATELADRFVLVGDHEQLPPVVRADTDLSTSLFERLVELHPDAGVMLDRQYRMNQRIQAFSSREFYDGQLRPATGEVAGRTLDDLEGVSRSALPDELVDSVSFVHVEGDDERYTDDDEADRIADLIAAYERAGLERDQIGVIAPFRAQVSTISNRLPSDVTVDTVDRFQGSSKEVIIISFTATGTLEGPIFEDYRRINVALTRPKRGLVLVGDRNALESDPTYSRMLEWADR from the coding sequence GTGAACGTACGCGGCACCGTCACGGACGACGTGACGGCTCGAACGGTGTCGACGGGTCACGGCGAGAGCCAACTCGCCGAAGTACCACTCCGTCAGGGCGACGAGAGCGTCGTGCGCGTTACCTGCTGGGGAAAGTGGACCGAATCCACGTCACTGCTCGAGCCGGGCATGGAACTGCTGGTTACCGACGTCGAAGAAGAGGAGTTCAACGGTGAGTTGGGATACTCGACGACAGGTGCATCCTACGTGGTCGTCGAACCGAGTTTTCTGGTCAACGTGACGGCGATCAGAAACTGGGTTGAGTGTCCTCGCCTGTACTATCTGAACAAACTCTCGGGCGTCCCACTCAACTATCCGGTTGTCAAAGGGACCATCGTCCACGAAGTGTTCGGGGACCTGCTCCGGGGGCGCGACCTCGAGGCCGCAATCGACGAGCGAGTCGGCGACCGCGGCCTGGAACTGGGCCTGCTCGGAGAGGAGCCGTCTTCGGTCGAAGAAGACGTCCGGAAAAACGCCGCCGCCATCGAAGGATGGCTCGAACAGGGCCGGCTCACTGAGGACGACGAGTGGCGCTCAGAACAGCTGTTGATCAGCGAAACGTTCGGTATTCGCGGTCGCGCAGACGCGATTCGCCGGGGCGCACCGGTCGAACTCAAAACGGGGAAGAACCTCCGCAAGGAGCCACGATTCAAGGACAAGGTACAGGCGGCCTGTTATGCACTGTTGCTCGAAGAACACGGCGAACGTGTCGATACGGGCACCTTGCTCTATACGAAAAACTCCGCGCTCGAGCGCAACGAGGAAACGGGTGACCTGACGCCGGCCAAGGATTTCTCGATGGGGGCTGGCCTGCTCAAATACGTGGTCCGCCTCCGAAACGAAATCGCGGCCATGGAGATGTCGGGTTCGATTCCGACGGGCAAGGAAGCCGACGCCAAGTGCGAGTACTGTTTCGAGCGAGACACCTGTATGGTCGTCTCGGGGCGACTGAACCAGGAGTCAAAAGCCGGCCAGATCGGTGAGCCGTTGCCCGACGAAGAACTCGAGCACTTCGACCGCCTGTATCGGGCCATCGAAGACGAACGACGGGCGGTCCACCGCGAGTACGCCAAGCTCTGGGAACAGGACGCCGAGGAGCGAGCCGACGACGACCGCGCACTGATCGACCTCGAGTTCATCGACAAGCGCGCGCTCGAGGGCGGTCGCTGGGAACTCCGCGCGCGCCAGCGCCGACCCGGTACCTCGAAACTCCGGGAAGGTGACCTGGTACTGGCGAGCGACGGGCACCCGGTTCGTGGCGAGGCCGAACTGGCCCGTATCGAGCGACTCGAGGACGAAATCGTGCTCACAGCGGACGAACCCGTCGAGGTCACCCGCCTCGACGTCTACCCGTCGGAACTGACGACTGACCGCCTGCTCACGGCGCTGCACGACGCGCTGTTGAAAGGCGATGGTCGCCGCAAAGACATCCTCTTCGGGCGGGCTACACCCGAGTTCGAGCCGCTCGAGGAGACGTTCATCGACAACAACGCGGCCCAGAACGAGGCCGTCACGAAAGCCGTGGGTGCCAGGGACTGTGCGCTAATTCACGGGCCGCCGGGGGCCGGAAAGACCTACACCATCGCACAGTCCATCGGCGCGATGGTCGACCGCGGCGAGCGAGTCCTGCTCTCGGCGTTTACCAACCGGGCCGTCGACAACGCCCTCGAGGCGGTCATCGAACACGGCGTCGACCCGGACACTATCGTTCGCGTGGGTAGCGAAAGCGGGGTCAGAGAGGACATGCAGGAGTATCGTCTCGAGTGGGCTGGGGACCCGGAAACCCGTCTCGCCGAACTCCAGGGGGCACAGGTCGTCGCGGCCACGACGGCCTCGTGTGGCTCGCGAGTGATGAGCGAACAGTCGTTCGACGTGGCACTGGTCGACGAGGCCGCCCAGCTCACGGAGCCGGGAACGTACGCGGCCACCGAACTCGCCGATCGGTTCGTCCTGGTCGGCGACCACGAGCAGTTGCCGCCGGTCGTTCGGGCTGACACCGACCTCTCGACCTCGCTGTTCGAGCGGCTGGTCGAGTTACACCCCGACGCCGGGGTCATGCTCGACCGCCAGTACCGGATGAACCAGCGGATTCAGGCGTTTTCCTCCCGCGAGTTTTACGACGGCCAGCTTCGCCCCGCCACTGGCGAGGTCGCAGGCCGGACGTTGGACGACCTCGAGGGCGTGTCTCGAAGTGCTCTCCCAGACGAACTGGTCGATTCCGTTTCGTTCGTCCACGTCGAAGGCGACGACGAACGGTACACCGACGACGACGAAGCCGACCGAATCGCCGACCTCATCGCCGCCTACGAGCGTGCCGGCCTCGAGCGCGACCAGATCGGCGTTATCGCGCCGTTTCGCGCCCAGGTGTCGACGATTTCGAACCGCCTACCGAGCGACGTGACCGTCGACACCGTCGACCGGTTCCAGGGCTCCAGCAAGGAGGTCATCATCATCTCCTTTACCGCAACCGGGACCCTCGAGGGCCCGATATTCGAGGATTATCGTCGGATTAACGTCGCACTGACTCGCCCGAAACGAGGGCTGGTACTGGTCGGGGACCGAAACGCCCTCGAATCGGATCCCACGTATTCTCGGATGCTCGAGTGGGCCGATCGGTAA